In the Brucella anthropi ATCC 49188 genome, one interval contains:
- a CDS encoding acetyl-CoA hydrolase/transferase family protein — protein MLEARIRNTSLRDKIITAEQAASLIQDGMVVGMSGFTRAGDAKAVPVAMAARAATDPFKITLITGASLGHDVDKILTEAHVLSRRMPFQVDRTLRAAINRGEVMFIDQHLSETVEQLRSNQIGPIDYAVVEALAITESGGIIPTTSIGNSASFAILADKVIVEVNLNQPMALEGLHDIYIPTKRPSRDPIPVTACDSRVGLPYIPIPPEKIAGIVITQENDSASTVEPADGETIAIAGHLIEFLMQEVAAGRLDLTLNPLQAGIGTIANAVLNGFADSPFHNLRMYSEVLQDSTFDLFDAGKLDFASGSSITLSPACGERVFNNIDRYRDKLILRPQEISNHPEVIRRLGIIGINTALEFDIYGNVNSTHVDGTHMMNGIGGSGDFARNAFISIFVTKSEAKNGAISSVVPMVTHVDHTEHDVDILVTEQGLADLRGLAPRERARVIIDNCAHPDYRPQLNDYFDRACARGGHTPHLIEEAFSWHQRRRETGSMRS, from the coding sequence ATGTTGGAAGCACGTATTCGAAACACTTCGCTTCGAGACAAGATCATTACCGCTGAACAGGCTGCGAGCCTTATCCAGGACGGTATGGTCGTCGGCATGAGTGGATTTACCCGCGCTGGCGACGCCAAGGCTGTACCCGTTGCCATGGCTGCCCGTGCTGCGACAGATCCCTTCAAGATCACGCTGATTACTGGCGCTTCCCTCGGCCACGACGTCGACAAGATTCTTACAGAAGCACACGTGCTTTCGCGGCGCATGCCGTTTCAGGTCGACAGAACCCTGCGTGCCGCGATCAATCGCGGCGAAGTGATGTTCATCGACCAGCATCTTTCCGAAACTGTAGAGCAATTGCGCTCAAACCAGATCGGTCCTATCGACTACGCCGTGGTCGAGGCTCTTGCCATCACCGAGAGCGGCGGAATCATTCCCACGACATCGATCGGCAATTCGGCAAGTTTTGCCATTCTGGCCGATAAGGTCATCGTTGAAGTGAACCTTAATCAGCCTATGGCGCTTGAAGGTCTGCACGACATCTATATTCCAACGAAGCGCCCTTCCCGCGACCCTATACCGGTCACGGCGTGCGACAGCCGCGTCGGCCTGCCCTATATCCCGATCCCACCGGAAAAGATCGCAGGCATCGTCATCACGCAGGAAAATGACAGCGCCTCGACCGTGGAACCGGCCGACGGTGAAACAATAGCCATTGCGGGCCATCTGATTGAATTTCTGATGCAGGAAGTCGCTGCCGGACGTCTTGATCTGACGCTCAATCCGCTTCAGGCTGGCATCGGCACCATTGCAAATGCCGTATTGAACGGTTTTGCCGATAGCCCGTTCCACAATCTGCGCATGTATAGCGAAGTGCTGCAGGACAGCACCTTCGACCTGTTCGATGCCGGAAAGCTCGACTTTGCATCAGGATCATCGATCACGCTCAGCCCCGCCTGTGGAGAGCGTGTCTTCAACAATATCGACCGTTACCGCGACAAGCTTATTCTGCGCCCGCAGGAAATCAGCAACCACCCGGAAGTCATCCGTCGTCTCGGCATTATCGGTATCAATACCGCGCTCGAATTCGACATTTATGGCAATGTGAATTCCACGCATGTCGACGGCACACATATGATGAACGGGATTGGCGGTTCAGGCGACTTTGCCCGTAACGCCTTCATCTCGATCTTCGTGACCAAATCCGAAGCCAAGAACGGCGCGATATCGTCCGTCGTTCCGATGGTCACGCATGTCGACCACACCGAGCACGACGTGGACATTCTGGTAACGGAACAGGGCCTTGCCGATCTGCGCGGCCTCGCCCCTCGTGAGCGGGCCCGTGTCATCATCGACAACTGTGCGCACCCGGATTATCGCCCACAACTCAACGATTATTTCGACCGCGCTTGCGCACGTGGCGGGCATACACCTCATCTAATTGAAGAGGCTTTCAGCTGGCATCAGCGCCGCCGCGAGACGGGCAGCATGCGTAGCTGA
- a CDS encoding class I SAM-dependent DNA methyltransferase, with the protein MAENDQPAFDQEALAEAYERALALEKAGDFDAAAKAYEDVLRIDPDDHGGAAVRLASMGRGAVPLKAPDAYVSTLFDQHAEMFDTILVDQLGYDVPLQLREMLLDMNDEFFAERMLDLGCGTGLSADALDDMAGHKTGVDISENMIEVAYEKGDYQVLFVGEAVRFLETTSEQDWDLIVATDVLPYMGELDKFFTGVASHLSSGGHFGFSSETLDDTRLAGRAFMVGDYQRFAHAQTYVRAMLDNHGMDCVRCEDIVVRSEQGAPVPGHLYIARRR; encoded by the coding sequence ATGGCTGAGAATGACCAACCAGCTTTTGATCAGGAAGCGCTTGCAGAAGCCTATGAGCGGGCGCTTGCACTGGAAAAAGCTGGCGATTTCGATGCCGCTGCCAAGGCCTATGAAGATGTGCTGCGGATCGATCCTGATGACCATGGCGGCGCAGCCGTGCGGCTTGCGAGCATGGGACGCGGTGCGGTACCTCTAAAGGCACCGGATGCCTATGTGTCGACACTCTTCGATCAACATGCCGAAATGTTCGACACGATCCTTGTTGACCAGCTCGGTTATGACGTTCCGCTGCAGCTGCGGGAAATGCTCCTCGACATGAACGACGAGTTTTTCGCTGAACGCATGCTCGATCTGGGCTGCGGCACTGGCTTGTCAGCTGATGCGCTCGATGACATGGCCGGACATAAGACCGGCGTCGATATCTCGGAGAACATGATCGAAGTCGCTTACGAGAAAGGCGACTATCAGGTGCTATTCGTCGGCGAAGCCGTTCGCTTTCTCGAAACCACGAGCGAACAGGATTGGGATCTGATCGTCGCTACCGATGTTTTGCCATATATGGGCGAACTCGACAAATTCTTCACGGGCGTTGCCTCGCATCTGTCATCAGGCGGACATTTCGGCTTCTCCAGCGAGACGCTGGACGATACAAGGCTTGCCGGGCGTGCATTCATGGTCGGAGACTATCAGCGCTTTGCACACGCACAAACCTATGTGCGTGCAATGCTCGACAACCACGGAATGGATTGTGTGCGTTGCGAAGATATCGTCGTGCGCAGCGAACAAGGAGCGCCAGTTCCAGGCCATCTCTATATAGCTCGGCGTCGCTAG
- a CDS encoding bile acid:sodium symporter family protein, whose amino-acid sequence MRFLPDKFTSMLIVTILLASVLPVHGDFADWFALATKFAVGLLFFLHGARLSREAVVAGITHWRLHLAVLSSTFILFPILGLAAGWTIPGLSQSAFYTGILFLCVLPSTVQSSIAFTSIAGGNVSAAIVSASASNIFGMFLTPLLVGLLFAVKGGGGISVDALESILLQLLAPFVLGQILQPWIGSFMRRHSKALGFVDRGSILMVVYLAFSEAVVEGLWRTVSWHDLGMMVGVNIVLLVVVLLATWYGSKLLGFNRPDRITIMFCGSKKSLASGAPMASAIFAGANVGSIVLPLMLFHQIQLMACAVIARKLADHKGQDERVTAAAE is encoded by the coding sequence ATGCGCTTCCTGCCTGACAAATTCACCAGCATGCTGATCGTGACCATTCTGCTTGCGTCCGTGCTCCCCGTGCACGGTGATTTTGCAGACTGGTTTGCGCTGGCGACGAAATTTGCTGTCGGGCTTCTGTTCTTTCTGCATGGTGCGAGGCTCTCGCGTGAGGCCGTCGTTGCAGGCATAACGCACTGGAGGCTGCATCTGGCAGTCCTGTCATCGACGTTCATCCTGTTTCCGATCCTCGGTCTGGCGGCAGGCTGGACCATTCCCGGCTTGTCGCAATCAGCCTTCTACACAGGTATCCTCTTTCTTTGCGTTCTGCCTTCAACGGTCCAGTCGTCCATAGCCTTCACCTCAATTGCGGGCGGCAATGTTTCAGCGGCAATCGTATCAGCATCTGCGTCGAACATTTTCGGCATGTTTCTCACGCCCTTGCTGGTCGGCTTGTTGTTCGCAGTCAAAGGCGGTGGTGGAATATCGGTCGATGCGCTCGAATCCATTCTGTTGCAGTTGCTCGCACCCTTCGTGCTCGGACAAATTCTGCAGCCATGGATCGGCAGTTTCATGCGGCGGCACAGCAAAGCACTCGGCTTTGTTGACCGAGGCTCGATCCTGATGGTCGTTTATCTGGCTTTCAGCGAGGCTGTGGTTGAAGGTCTTTGGCGTACCGTTTCGTGGCACGATCTCGGCATGATGGTGGGCGTCAACATCGTTCTGCTGGTCGTTGTGCTGCTGGCCACCTGGTACGGCAGCAAGTTGCTCGGTTTCAATCGTCCCGACCGCATCACGATCATGTTCTGCGGATCAAAGAAGAGCCTCGCCAGCGGAGCTCCAATGGCAAGTGCGATTTTCGCCGGTGCGAATGTCGGCAGCATCGTTCTGCCTTTGATGCTCTTTCACCAGATCCAGCTTATGGCCTGTGCTGTGATTGCACGAAAGCTGGCGGATCATAAAGGACAAGACGAGCGCGTCACAGCAGCTGCCGAGTAG
- the galE gene encoding UDP-glucose 4-epimerase GalE yields MTILVTGGAGYIGSHTCVQLIEAGHDVVVVDNFDNSHPEALHRIEKITGRTPRREAGDIRDRAFLEQVIRHHKCTAVIHFAGLKAVGESSEKPMLYYDCNVVGTLRLLQAMEATGVKTLVFSSSATVYGDPQKLPITEDQPLSATNPYGRTKLVIEDMLRDIYNGDNSWKIAILRYFNPVGAHESGLIGEDPKGIPNNLMPIIAQVATGRREKLNVWGNDYSTPDGTGVRDYIHVVDLAAGHLKALKKLDEPQCFEVNLGTGQGYSVLDVVKAFEHVSNREIKYEIAPRRPGDVAECYADPTFARDFLGWSAEKNLREMCQDMWHWQSKNPNGYE; encoded by the coding sequence ATGACAATTCTTGTGACTGGCGGCGCTGGTTATATCGGCTCGCACACCTGTGTTCAGCTCATCGAGGCAGGCCACGATGTCGTTGTGGTCGACAATTTTGACAACAGCCACCCGGAAGCCCTGCATCGCATCGAAAAGATTACCGGGCGCACGCCGCGCCGGGAAGCAGGTGATATTCGAGATCGCGCTTTTTTGGAACAAGTGATCCGGCATCACAAATGCACTGCCGTCATTCACTTTGCCGGTCTGAAGGCCGTCGGTGAATCGAGCGAAAAGCCGATGCTCTATTATGATTGCAATGTGGTGGGCACGCTCCGCCTGTTGCAGGCCATGGAAGCAACCGGCGTCAAGACACTGGTTTTCAGCTCATCAGCCACGGTCTATGGCGATCCGCAGAAATTGCCAATCACGGAAGACCAGCCGCTATCAGCAACGAATCCCTATGGTCGGACCAAGCTCGTCATCGAAGACATGCTTCGCGATATTTATAACGGCGACAACAGCTGGAAGATCGCCATCCTGCGTTATTTCAACCCGGTTGGCGCACATGAGAGCGGCCTGATCGGCGAAGATCCAAAGGGCATTCCGAATAATCTGATGCCGATCATCGCGCAGGTCGCGACCGGTCGTCGCGAAAAACTGAATGTCTGGGGCAATGATTATTCAACGCCCGATGGCACCGGCGTTCGCGACTACATTCACGTAGTGGATCTGGCCGCCGGCCACTTGAAGGCACTCAAGAAGCTGGATGAGCCGCAGTGTTTCGAGGTGAATCTCGGCACGGGGCAGGGCTATAGCGTTCTGGACGTCGTGAAGGCCTTCGAGCATGTTTCGAACCGCGAGATCAAATACGAGATTGCACCACGTCGTCCAGGCGACGTTGCTGAATGTTACGCTGATCCAACCTTTGCCCGCGATTTCCTCGGCTGGTCCGCAGAGAAGAACCTCCGCGAAATGTGCCAGGATATGTGGCACTGGCAGTCGAAGAACCCCAACGGTTACGAATGA
- the mazG gene encoding nucleoside triphosphate pyrophosphohydrolase, producing the protein MKPSRNIDRLLEIMAALRDPETGCPWDVEQSFESIMPYTLEETYEVLDAIERNDMDDLREELGDLLLQVVFHSRMAEEQGSFAFGDVVEAITHKMIRRHPHVFGDAEARNAGMAKGSWNRIKAEEKAERAERREKLGLETAEKSGFLDDIPHAFPALLRALKLQQKAAKVGFDWSEAAPILDKIAEETAELKEAMAAKERADIEEEYGDLLFAMVNLGRHLEIDAETALVAANEKFKRRFHFIEKTLGETGSNLDAATLDEMEAIWGEAKKKGL; encoded by the coding sequence ATGAAACCATCCCGCAATATCGATCGCCTTCTGGAAATCATGGCAGCGCTCCGTGATCCTGAAACCGGCTGTCCGTGGGATGTGGAGCAGAGTTTCGAATCCATCATGCCCTACACGCTTGAGGAAACTTATGAAGTCCTCGATGCCATAGAGCGCAATGATATGGACGATCTGCGCGAAGAACTTGGCGATTTGTTGTTGCAAGTGGTGTTCCATTCGCGCATGGCCGAAGAACAGGGCAGCTTTGCATTTGGCGATGTTGTCGAAGCTATCACGCACAAGATGATCAGGCGACATCCGCATGTTTTCGGTGACGCTGAAGCCAGAAATGCAGGCATGGCCAAGGGCTCATGGAATCGCATCAAGGCTGAGGAAAAAGCCGAGCGGGCCGAACGGCGTGAGAAACTCGGACTTGAAACGGCCGAGAAGAGCGGCTTTTTGGACGATATTCCACACGCCTTCCCTGCCCTGCTTCGTGCTTTGAAACTCCAGCAGAAAGCCGCGAAAGTCGGCTTCGACTGGTCTGAGGCAGCACCGATCCTCGACAAGATCGCCGAGGAAACCGCAGAGCTGAAGGAAGCTATGGCGGCGAAGGAGCGCGCGGATATCGAAGAGGAATATGGTGACCTGCTGTTTGCCATGGTCAATTTGGGCCGCCATCTTGAGATCGATGCGGAAACCGCGCTCGTCGCAGCCAATGAGAAGTTCAAGCGGCGGTTCCATTTCATCGAAAAAACGCTCGGTGAAACCGGAAGCAACCTTGACGCCGCTACTCTCGATGAAATGGAAGCAATCTGGGGCGAAGCCAAGAAAAAAGGCCTCTAA
- a CDS encoding flavin reductase family protein — MFYEPREGHPLPHNPFKAIVAPRPIGWIGTKSKGGAVNLAPYSFFNAICDTPPMVMFSSSGVKDSVSFIEETGEFTANLVSDHLRTQMNASSVDAPRGISEFEYAGLTQTSSRLIAAPRVKEAYAALECVAVEIKRLQDKEGRPTDNYMVIGEVVGVHIDEQVLTNGLIDIAKARPVSRLGYMDFATTESVYQMFRPKWEDEK, encoded by the coding sequence ATGTTTTATGAACCGAGGGAAGGGCACCCGCTGCCCCATAATCCGTTCAAGGCAATCGTTGCACCACGCCCCATAGGCTGGATCGGAACGAAATCGAAGGGGGGCGCTGTCAACCTCGCGCCTTACTCCTTCTTCAACGCGATCTGCGACACGCCGCCTATGGTCATGTTCTCATCGAGTGGTGTGAAGGACAGCGTTTCATTCATCGAAGAAACCGGCGAGTTCACCGCAAATCTGGTGAGCGATCATTTGAGAACCCAGATGAATGCATCATCTGTCGACGCGCCTCGCGGTATCAGCGAGTTCGAATATGCCGGACTGACCCAGACGTCGAGCAGGCTTATCGCAGCCCCGCGCGTCAAGGAGGCCTATGCAGCGCTTGAATGTGTCGCGGTGGAAATCAAACGATTGCAGGACAAAGAGGGCAGGCCGACCGACAATTACATGGTGATCGGCGAGGTTGTCGGCGTGCATATCGATGAACAGGTCCTGACCAACGGTCTCATTGATATCGCGAAAGCCAGACCTGTCAGCAGGCTTGGCTATATGGATTTTGCCACGACGGAAAGCGTCTACCAGATGTTCCGTCCAAAATGGGAAGATGAGAAATAG